ACGAGATGCTTTAATAATTTTAAATAATGCCAAAATTCCTTGGATAGATGACCGGGCTGATGGTTCAGCCGGTAGTAATTTAATGCATCACAAATTTGTGATTGTGGATAATCGTTGGGTAATTAAAACTTCGGCTAATTTTACTTTGAGTGATATTCACGGCGATTATACAAATCTTAGCAGTTTAGGCAATGCCAATAATTTTTTAAAGATTGATAGCCCAGAATTAGCTGTTTTATTTACTGAGGAGTTTAATATTATGTGGGGTGATGGCCCAGGAGGTAAGCCAGATAGTAGATTTGGGTTGCAAAAACCGATGCGAGCGCCTCAAAATATCACATTAGGTGACACCAAAATAACAGTCCATTTTTCGCCTACTTCCTCCACCCAACCTTGGAATAAATCTAGCAATGGTTTAATGGGAGAAACTTTAAAATCCGCAACTAAATCTATTGATATGGCGTTGTTTGTTTTTTCTGAACAGCGTTTAGCTAATATTATTAAAACCCGCCATCAAAAAAATGTTTCTATCCGGGCTTTGATTGATTCACAATTTGCTTATCGTTACTATAGTGACGCTATGGATATGATGGGAGTAGCGCTGAGTAATAATTGTAAATATGAACTAGATAATAATCCTTGGCAAAATCCCCTAACTACTGTGGGTGTACCTACCTTAGCTAGAGGTGATTTATTGCATCATAAATTTGGCGTAATTGATCAACAAACAGTAATTACAGGTTCTCATAATTGGTCAAAAGCTGCCAATCATGGTAATGATGAAACAGTATTAATAGTGGAAAATCCGACCATTGCCGCCCATTATGTGCGAGAATTTAACCGTCTTTATGCTGATGCTAAACTTGGTGTACCGCTATCAGTTCAACAAAAAATTTCCGCAGAAGAAAAACAATGTCCTCAGATAATCAGTCAGACATCTAGCAAGTTTCTAGAAATTAAACCCGTAAATATCAATACTGCGACTCTAGAAGAATTGGTAACTCTTCCGGGAATAGGTGAGCAATTAGCCCAAAAAATTATAATTGCTCGTCAGCAGCAAAAGTTTACATCTCTAGCAGATTTAACCAGAGTATCAGGAATTAGCACTAAGAGTACAGAAAAATGGCGCGATCGCATTATTTGGTAAAAATCTTGACTAGGAATTAAGTTTTGGCAGTAGCGCTCAAGGTATACTTTTCCAGCCTGGGTGCGAAATCACAAACATAATCCCATGAATCAGCAACATCTTGGGACATTTCTGACAGCAGATGTCTTGATATACTCATTCTTACCTTAAGCCTGTAAGCCTCTGATTTGTGAGAACTTCAGCAAATCAACACACAATCTTCATAAACAGAAAATTGTGTGTTGGGTCTATATATCCGAAAATACGCTAAAATACTTGATATATCCAAGTCTAAGACATTTTTTCATCTAGCTTGATTATGTATTTTTTATATAAACATTCAGTGTACTAGTAGCAAAAATATAGATTCACCAGTATTGTGTGATATGCCCTGGTGAAGCTATTAGTTAGTGAAATAAAAAAACTAAGTATGACTGTCATCAAGTTAAAATCTCTAAGGTATTGTAAAAAGTCAGACAAGTGGAAATTATTCAGGAATTTATCTGATTTCAGTACGTGCGATCGCTGCTGAACATTTAGTTTTACCTTGTCACCACCTAGAAGTGGTGCTTAATTTCACGGGAAACTAGGCCAAAACCTTTGAGATGTACTTCCATAGTTAAAGTTCACAGTTATTGGGGAGAAAATTACAATGAACTCATTGACCAAATTTTTGTCACACAGCACATTCACATTAGTCGGTTTAGGTATAGCCACAGTTCCCGCTCACGCCCTTACAGTTAATACAACTGACGAGGCTAACGCTTTAGTTAACCAAATTGTGGGCAGTGGTATCACTTTTTCCAATGCTACATACACAGGCGCACCTGCTGCTTCTGGTATTTTCACCAACGGCTTATCTTCAGGAATAGGCATAGGTAATGGTAT
The window above is part of the Nodularia spumigena CCY9414 genome. Proteins encoded here:
- a CDS encoding DUF655 domain-containing protein, which codes for MQIFPPRKYFLIFFLIFAIACQKAQPQNQLLAALPQDSLVQVYFNHSQASEYKEPYRQQTRLGDNLEQQIIDAISQAQSTVDVAIQELRLPKISQALAQRQKAGVKVRVILEDNYSRPLSSLTPAEVQKLTPREQARYQEFRNFVDLNQDNQLSPEEINQRDALIILNNAKIPWIDDRADGSAGSNLMHHKFVIVDNRWVIKTSANFTLSDIHGDYTNLSSLGNANNFLKIDSPELAVLFTEEFNIMWGDGPGGKPDSRFGLQKPMRAPQNITLGDTKITVHFSPTSSTQPWNKSSNGLMGETLKSATKSIDMALFVFSEQRLANIIKTRHQKNVSIRALIDSQFAYRYYSDAMDMMGVALSNNCKYELDNNPWQNPLTTVGVPTLARGDLLHHKFGVIDQQTVITGSHNWSKAANHGNDETVLIVENPTIAAHYVREFNRLYADAKLGVPLSVQQKISAEEKQCPQIISQTSSKFLEIKPVNINTATLEELVTLPGIGEQLAQKIIIARQQQKFTSLADLTRVSGISTKSTEKWRDRIIW